In the Populus trichocarpa isolate Nisqually-1 chromosome 1, P.trichocarpa_v4.1, whole genome shotgun sequence genome, one interval contains:
- the LOC7490712 gene encoding 50S ribosomal protein L11, chloroplastic, protein MASSSSLSTHYHFISPLSPSSKNNANIKLSSSLFASPISLSSNPNISLQFFDKKHSPLLSTAPRRLSVIAMAPPKPGGKAKKVIGLIKLALEAGKATPAPPVGPALGSKGVNIMAFCKDYNARTADKAGYVIPVEITVYDDKSFTFILKTPPASVLLLKAAGVEKGSKDPKMEKVGKVTIDQLRTIATEKLPDLNCTTIESAMRIIAGTAANMGIDVDPPILEPKKKVVL, encoded by the exons ATggcttcctcttcttctctctcaacCCATTATCACTTCATTTCTCCTCTTTCTCCTTCTTCAAAGAACAATGCTAACATCAAGctttcctcttctctttttgCTTCTCCCATTAGCTTATCTTCAAACCCCaatatttctcttcaattctttgacAAGAAACACTCCCCACTTCTTTCAACAGCTCCAAGAAGGCTCTCGGTTATTGCAATGGCCCCTCCAAAGCCTGGTGGAAAGGCcaagaaag TGATTGGATTGATAAAATTGGCTTTAGAGGCAGGGAAGGCAACTCCTGCACCACCTGTAGGACCAGCACTTGGTTCAAAGGGTGTAAATATTATGGCTTTTTGTAAGGATTATAATGCCAGAACTGCAGATAAAGCTGGTTATGTCATTCCTGTTGAGATTACTGTTTATGAt GATAAAagctttacttttattttgaagACACCTCCTGCTTCAGTTTTGTTGCTCAAGGCTGCAG GAGTGGAGAAAGGTTCTAAAGATCCAAAGATGGAGAAAGTGGGTAAGGTCACGATTGACCAATTACGCACCATAGCTACTGAAAAGCTTCCAGACTTGAATTGCACAACCATTGAATCAGCAATGAGAATCATAGCAGGCACTGCAGCTAACATGGGGATCGATGTAGATCCTCCCATTCTTGAACCTAAAAAGAAAGTTGTCTTGTAG
- the LOC7491418 gene encoding E3 ubiquitin-protein ligase RHA1B, producing the protein MGIPSFVAVKMPKYFCFKFLVELLTFIKLVFLLTLTILRMFKPPELLYNSDQDQDTTEGYVLLMDELCPSPIPVPVSTLARLIKKKLKVIAYSSLLERSGKLEDDQESICPVCLDCIEGRDEVREPCNCSHVFHLKCLDSWVDQAHVTCPTCRSMLFPKKVGAAAMYLLAFQDSLTDEQVS; encoded by the coding sequence ATGGGGATTCCCAGCTTTGTTGCAGTGAAGAtgccaaaatatttttgtttcaaattccTGGTAGAGCTTCTCACTTTCATCAAGTTGGTGTTTCTATTGACTCTAACCATCCTACGTATGTTCAAGCCGCCTGAACTGCTTTACAATTCCGATCAAGATCAAGATACCACAGAGGGTTATGTTCTTTTAATGGATGAACTTTGTCCATCACCAATTCCAGTCCCAGTTTCCACTCTTGCAAGACTGATCAAGAAGAAACTTAAAGTGATAGCATACAGCAGTTTACTTGAAAGATCAGGGAAACTTGAAGATGATCAAGAGAGCATATGTCCTGTCTGCTTGGACTGTATAGAAGGGAGAGATGAAGTCAGAGAACCATGCAACTGCTCTCATGTGTTTCATCTAAAATGCCTAGATAGTTGGGTGGATCAAGCTCATGTCACCTGCCCTACCTGCAGGTCCATGCTGTTTCCAAAGAAGGTGGGAGCTGCTGCAATGTATTTACTTGCTTTTCAAGATTCTCTTACGGATGAACAAGTTAGCTGA
- the LOC7491417 gene encoding subtilisin-like protease SBT3.5 isoform X1, whose translation MDPKSSKWRGSSKNQFFMILAIILLQHQLHIPVIHAETAKKVHIVYMGEKRHEDPATTKKTHYEMLSTLLGSKEAAQSSILYSYRHGFSGFAARITESQAAEIAEFPGVVQVIPNGIHKLHTTRSWEFIGLKHHSPQNLLTQSNMGQGTIIGVIDSGVWPESKSFHDEGMGPVPSRWKGTCQQGEHFKPYNCNRKIIGARWFVKGFQDQIHFNTTESREFMSPRDGDGHGTHTASTAAGNFVAKASYKGLATGLARGGAPLAHLAIYKVCWNIEDGGCTDADILKAFDKAIHDGVDILSVSIGNDIPLFSYADMRNSIAIGSFHATSKGITVVCSAGNDGPISQTVANTAPWLTTVAASTIDRAFPTAIILGNNKTLRGQSITIGKHTHRFAGLTYSERIALDPMVSSQDCQPGSLNPTLAAGKIILCLSKSDTQDMFSASGSVFQAGGVGLIYAQFHTDGIELCEWIPCVKVDYEVGTQILSYIRQARSPTAKLSFPKTVVGKRVSPRLASFSSRGPSSITPEVLKPDIAAPGVDILAAYTPANKDQGDSYEFLSGTSMACPHVSGIVALIKSLHPNWSPAAIRSALVTTASQTGTDGMKIFEEGSTRKEADPFDMGGGHVNPEKAAYPGLVYDTTTEEYIQYLCSIGYSSSSITRLTNTKINCVKKTNTRLNLNLPSITIPNLKKKVTVTRKVTNVGNVNSVYKAIVQAPIGISMAVEPKTLSFNRINKILSFRVTFLSSQKVQGEYRFGSLTWTDGEHFVRSPISVRDREILDY comes from the exons ATGGACCCTAAATCCAGTAAATGGAGAGGGTCAAGCAAAAATCAGTTCTTCATGATCTTAGCTATCATTTTACTTCAACACCAGCTTCATATTCCTGTAATACATGCTGAGACTGCAAAGAAA GTGCACATTGTGTATATGGGAGAGAAGAGGCATGAGGATCCAGcaacaaccaaaaaaactcACTATGAAATGCTGTCGACATTGTTAGGCAG TAAGGAAGCAGCACAGAGTTCAATTCTCTACAGCTATAGGCATGGCTTTTCTGGGTTCGCTGCAAGAATTACAGAGTCTCAGGCGGCAGAAATTGCAG AGTTTCCTGGTGTTGTTCAAGTAATTCCAAATGGGATTCACAAGCTTCACACGACTAGAAGTTGGGAATTCATTGGTCTCAAACATCATTCTCCACAAAATCTGTTAACACAAAGCAACATGGGCCAAGGAACTATCATTGGTGTTATtgattcag GAGTGTGGCCAGAATCCAAAAGTTTTCATGATGAAGGCATGGGGCCAGTGCCATCTCGTTGGAAAGGAACATGTCAGCAGGGTGAGCACTTCAAGCCATACAATTGCAACAGAAAGATCATTGGGGCACGCTGGTTCGTAAAAGGATTTCAGGATCAAATACATTTCAACACAACTGAAAGCAGGGAATTCATGTCGCCGCGGGATGGAGATGGCCATGGCACTCATACAGCTTCTACAGCAGCTGGTAATTTCGTTGCAAAAGCAAGCTATAAAGGACTAGCTACAGGTTTAGCAAGAGGAGGAGCACCTCTTGCTCACTTAGCCATTTATAAGGTTTGTTGGAACATTGAAGATGGAGGATGCACCGACGCAGATATTCTGAAAGCATTTGACAAAGCCATACATGATGGAGTAGATATCCTATCTGTGTCTATTGGCAATGACATTCCTTTGTTCTCTTATGCCGATATGCGTAATTCAATTGCAATTGGCTCCTTTCATGCAACTTCAAAGGGAATCACAGTAGTCTGTTCAGCAGGAAATGATGGCCCTATCTCGCAGACAGTTGCGAATACAGCACCTTGGCTCACCACTGTTGCAGCCTCTACAATTGACAGGGCCTTTCCAACCGCTATTATACTTGGAAACAACAAAACCCTCAGG GGTCAATCTATTACTATAGGTAAGCATACTCACAGATTTGCGGGCCTTACATACTCTGAACGCATAGCTTTGGATCCAATGGTTTCGAG CCAGGATTGTCAGCCTGGAAGTCTAAATCCAACATTAGCGGCAGGAAAAATCATACTTTGTCTCTCAAAATCAGATACACAGGATATGTTTTCTGCTTCAGGATCTGTGTTTCAAGCAGGAGGCGTTGGACTCATATATGCGCAATTTCACACTGATGGGATTGAGTTATGCGAGTGGATTCCATGCGTCAAAGTAGATTATGAAGTAGGGACACAGATACTTTCCTACATTAGACAAGCTAG GTCTCCAACTGCAAAGCTGAGTTTTCCAAAGACTGTTGTTGGCAAAAGGGTATCTCCTCGACTTGCTTCATTCTCCTCCAGAGGACCAAGTTCAATTACTCCAGAAGTTCTAAag CCTGACATAGCCGCACCGGGTGTGGACATCTTAGCTGCATATACACCAGCCAACAAAGACCAAGGTGACTCGTATGAATTCCTATCAGGAACTTCAATGGCTTGTCCCCATGTATCAGGAATTGTAGCTCTCATTAAATCCTTACATCCAAATTGGTCTCCTGCAGCCATAAGATCAGCTCTTGTCACAACTG CTTCCCAAACTGGAACAGATGGAATGAAAATCTTTGAGGAGGGCTCAACAAGAAAGGAAGCAGACCCATTTGACATGGGTGGGGGACATGTCAATCCTGAAAAAGCAGCGTATCCAGGCCTTGTTTATGACACCACCACAGAGGAATATATTCAATACCTTTGCTCCATAGGCTACAGTAGTTCATCCATTACCAGGTTAACCAATACCAAAATCAATTGCGTGAAAAAGACCAATACTAGACTTAACCTCAATCTCCCTTCAATCACCATtccaaacctgaaaaaaaaagtaacagtGACAAGAAAAGTGACAAATGTGGGAAATGTTAATTCAGTGTACAAAGCTATAGTTCAGGCTCCAATTGGCATAAGCATGGCAGTAGAGCCTAAAACTTTAAGTTTCAACAGGATCAACAAAATTCTGTCCTTCAGAGTTACCTTCTTGTCGAGTCAGAAAGTTCAGGGGGAATATAGATTTGGGAGCCTAACATGGACTGATGGTGAGCATTTTGTTAGGAGTCCAATATCTGTACGTGATAGGGAGATATTAGATTATTGA
- the LOC7491417 gene encoding subtilisin-like protease SBT3.5 isoform X3, translating into MGQGTIIGVIDSGVWPESKSFHDEGMGPVPSRWKGTCQQGEHFKPYNCNRKIIGARWFVKGFQDQIHFNTTESREFMSPRDGDGHGTHTASTAAGNFVAKASYKGLATGLARGGAPLAHLAIYKVCWNIEDGGCTDADILKAFDKAIHDGVDILSVSIGNDIPLFSYADMRNSIAIGSFHATSKGITVVCSAGNDGPISQTVANTAPWLTTVAASTIDRAFPTAIILGNNKTLRGQSITIGKHTHRFAGLTYSERIALDPMVSSQDCQPGSLNPTLAAGKIILCLSKSDTQDMFSASGSVFQAGGVGLIYAQFHTDGIELCEWIPCVKVDYEVGTQILSYIRQARSPTAKLSFPKTVVGKRVSPRLASFSSRGPSSITPEVLKPDIAAPGVDILAAYTPANKDQGDSYEFLSGTSMACPHVSGIVALIKSLHPNWSPAAIRSALVTTASQTGTDGMKIFEEGSTRKEADPFDMGGGHVNPEKAAYPGLVYDTTTEEYIQYLCSIGYSSSSITRLTNTKINCVKKTNTRLNLNLPSITIPNLKKKVTVTRKVTNVGNVNSVYKAIVQAPIGISMAVEPKTLSFNRINKILSFRVTFLSSQKVQGEYRFGSLTWTDGEHFVRSPISVRDREILDY; encoded by the exons ATGGGCCAAGGAACTATCATTGGTGTTATtgattcag GAGTGTGGCCAGAATCCAAAAGTTTTCATGATGAAGGCATGGGGCCAGTGCCATCTCGTTGGAAAGGAACATGTCAGCAGGGTGAGCACTTCAAGCCATACAATTGCAACAGAAAGATCATTGGGGCACGCTGGTTCGTAAAAGGATTTCAGGATCAAATACATTTCAACACAACTGAAAGCAGGGAATTCATGTCGCCGCGGGATGGAGATGGCCATGGCACTCATACAGCTTCTACAGCAGCTGGTAATTTCGTTGCAAAAGCAAGCTATAAAGGACTAGCTACAGGTTTAGCAAGAGGAGGAGCACCTCTTGCTCACTTAGCCATTTATAAGGTTTGTTGGAACATTGAAGATGGAGGATGCACCGACGCAGATATTCTGAAAGCATTTGACAAAGCCATACATGATGGAGTAGATATCCTATCTGTGTCTATTGGCAATGACATTCCTTTGTTCTCTTATGCCGATATGCGTAATTCAATTGCAATTGGCTCCTTTCATGCAACTTCAAAGGGAATCACAGTAGTCTGTTCAGCAGGAAATGATGGCCCTATCTCGCAGACAGTTGCGAATACAGCACCTTGGCTCACCACTGTTGCAGCCTCTACAATTGACAGGGCCTTTCCAACCGCTATTATACTTGGAAACAACAAAACCCTCAGG GGTCAATCTATTACTATAGGTAAGCATACTCACAGATTTGCGGGCCTTACATACTCTGAACGCATAGCTTTGGATCCAATGGTTTCGAG CCAGGATTGTCAGCCTGGAAGTCTAAATCCAACATTAGCGGCAGGAAAAATCATACTTTGTCTCTCAAAATCAGATACACAGGATATGTTTTCTGCTTCAGGATCTGTGTTTCAAGCAGGAGGCGTTGGACTCATATATGCGCAATTTCACACTGATGGGATTGAGTTATGCGAGTGGATTCCATGCGTCAAAGTAGATTATGAAGTAGGGACACAGATACTTTCCTACATTAGACAAGCTAG GTCTCCAACTGCAAAGCTGAGTTTTCCAAAGACTGTTGTTGGCAAAAGGGTATCTCCTCGACTTGCTTCATTCTCCTCCAGAGGACCAAGTTCAATTACTCCAGAAGTTCTAAag CCTGACATAGCCGCACCGGGTGTGGACATCTTAGCTGCATATACACCAGCCAACAAAGACCAAGGTGACTCGTATGAATTCCTATCAGGAACTTCAATGGCTTGTCCCCATGTATCAGGAATTGTAGCTCTCATTAAATCCTTACATCCAAATTGGTCTCCTGCAGCCATAAGATCAGCTCTTGTCACAACTG CTTCCCAAACTGGAACAGATGGAATGAAAATCTTTGAGGAGGGCTCAACAAGAAAGGAAGCAGACCCATTTGACATGGGTGGGGGACATGTCAATCCTGAAAAAGCAGCGTATCCAGGCCTTGTTTATGACACCACCACAGAGGAATATATTCAATACCTTTGCTCCATAGGCTACAGTAGTTCATCCATTACCAGGTTAACCAATACCAAAATCAATTGCGTGAAAAAGACCAATACTAGACTTAACCTCAATCTCCCTTCAATCACCATtccaaacctgaaaaaaaaagtaacagtGACAAGAAAAGTGACAAATGTGGGAAATGTTAATTCAGTGTACAAAGCTATAGTTCAGGCTCCAATTGGCATAAGCATGGCAGTAGAGCCTAAAACTTTAAGTTTCAACAGGATCAACAAAATTCTGTCCTTCAGAGTTACCTTCTTGTCGAGTCAGAAAGTTCAGGGGGAATATAGATTTGGGAGCCTAACATGGACTGATGGTGAGCATTTTGTTAGGAGTCCAATATCTGTACGTGATAGGGAGATATTAGATTATTGA
- the LOC7491417 gene encoding subtilisin-like protease SBT3.3 isoform X2 encodes MGEKRHEDPATTKKTHYEMLSTLLGSKEAAQSSILYSYRHGFSGFAARITESQAAEIAEFPGVVQVIPNGIHKLHTTRSWEFIGLKHHSPQNLLTQSNMGQGTIIGVIDSGVWPESKSFHDEGMGPVPSRWKGTCQQGEHFKPYNCNRKIIGARWFVKGFQDQIHFNTTESREFMSPRDGDGHGTHTASTAAGNFVAKASYKGLATGLARGGAPLAHLAIYKVCWNIEDGGCTDADILKAFDKAIHDGVDILSVSIGNDIPLFSYADMRNSIAIGSFHATSKGITVVCSAGNDGPISQTVANTAPWLTTVAASTIDRAFPTAIILGNNKTLRGQSITIGKHTHRFAGLTYSERIALDPMVSSQDCQPGSLNPTLAAGKIILCLSKSDTQDMFSASGSVFQAGGVGLIYAQFHTDGIELCEWIPCVKVDYEVGTQILSYIRQARSPTAKLSFPKTVVGKRVSPRLASFSSRGPSSITPEVLKPDIAAPGVDILAAYTPANKDQGDSYEFLSGTSMACPHVSGIVALIKSLHPNWSPAAIRSALVTTASQTGTDGMKIFEEGSTRKEADPFDMGGGHVNPEKAAYPGLVYDTTTEEYIQYLCSIGYSSSSITRLTNTKINCVKKTNTRLNLNLPSITIPNLKKKVTVTRKVTNVGNVNSVYKAIVQAPIGISMAVEPKTLSFNRINKILSFRVTFLSSQKVQGEYRFGSLTWTDGEHFVRSPISVRDREILDY; translated from the exons ATGGGAGAGAAGAGGCATGAGGATCCAGcaacaaccaaaaaaactcACTATGAAATGCTGTCGACATTGTTAGGCAG TAAGGAAGCAGCACAGAGTTCAATTCTCTACAGCTATAGGCATGGCTTTTCTGGGTTCGCTGCAAGAATTACAGAGTCTCAGGCGGCAGAAATTGCAG AGTTTCCTGGTGTTGTTCAAGTAATTCCAAATGGGATTCACAAGCTTCACACGACTAGAAGTTGGGAATTCATTGGTCTCAAACATCATTCTCCACAAAATCTGTTAACACAAAGCAACATGGGCCAAGGAACTATCATTGGTGTTATtgattcag GAGTGTGGCCAGAATCCAAAAGTTTTCATGATGAAGGCATGGGGCCAGTGCCATCTCGTTGGAAAGGAACATGTCAGCAGGGTGAGCACTTCAAGCCATACAATTGCAACAGAAAGATCATTGGGGCACGCTGGTTCGTAAAAGGATTTCAGGATCAAATACATTTCAACACAACTGAAAGCAGGGAATTCATGTCGCCGCGGGATGGAGATGGCCATGGCACTCATACAGCTTCTACAGCAGCTGGTAATTTCGTTGCAAAAGCAAGCTATAAAGGACTAGCTACAGGTTTAGCAAGAGGAGGAGCACCTCTTGCTCACTTAGCCATTTATAAGGTTTGTTGGAACATTGAAGATGGAGGATGCACCGACGCAGATATTCTGAAAGCATTTGACAAAGCCATACATGATGGAGTAGATATCCTATCTGTGTCTATTGGCAATGACATTCCTTTGTTCTCTTATGCCGATATGCGTAATTCAATTGCAATTGGCTCCTTTCATGCAACTTCAAAGGGAATCACAGTAGTCTGTTCAGCAGGAAATGATGGCCCTATCTCGCAGACAGTTGCGAATACAGCACCTTGGCTCACCACTGTTGCAGCCTCTACAATTGACAGGGCCTTTCCAACCGCTATTATACTTGGAAACAACAAAACCCTCAGG GGTCAATCTATTACTATAGGTAAGCATACTCACAGATTTGCGGGCCTTACATACTCTGAACGCATAGCTTTGGATCCAATGGTTTCGAG CCAGGATTGTCAGCCTGGAAGTCTAAATCCAACATTAGCGGCAGGAAAAATCATACTTTGTCTCTCAAAATCAGATACACAGGATATGTTTTCTGCTTCAGGATCTGTGTTTCAAGCAGGAGGCGTTGGACTCATATATGCGCAATTTCACACTGATGGGATTGAGTTATGCGAGTGGATTCCATGCGTCAAAGTAGATTATGAAGTAGGGACACAGATACTTTCCTACATTAGACAAGCTAG GTCTCCAACTGCAAAGCTGAGTTTTCCAAAGACTGTTGTTGGCAAAAGGGTATCTCCTCGACTTGCTTCATTCTCCTCCAGAGGACCAAGTTCAATTACTCCAGAAGTTCTAAag CCTGACATAGCCGCACCGGGTGTGGACATCTTAGCTGCATATACACCAGCCAACAAAGACCAAGGTGACTCGTATGAATTCCTATCAGGAACTTCAATGGCTTGTCCCCATGTATCAGGAATTGTAGCTCTCATTAAATCCTTACATCCAAATTGGTCTCCTGCAGCCATAAGATCAGCTCTTGTCACAACTG CTTCCCAAACTGGAACAGATGGAATGAAAATCTTTGAGGAGGGCTCAACAAGAAAGGAAGCAGACCCATTTGACATGGGTGGGGGACATGTCAATCCTGAAAAAGCAGCGTATCCAGGCCTTGTTTATGACACCACCACAGAGGAATATATTCAATACCTTTGCTCCATAGGCTACAGTAGTTCATCCATTACCAGGTTAACCAATACCAAAATCAATTGCGTGAAAAAGACCAATACTAGACTTAACCTCAATCTCCCTTCAATCACCATtccaaacctgaaaaaaaaagtaacagtGACAAGAAAAGTGACAAATGTGGGAAATGTTAATTCAGTGTACAAAGCTATAGTTCAGGCTCCAATTGGCATAAGCATGGCAGTAGAGCCTAAAACTTTAAGTTTCAACAGGATCAACAAAATTCTGTCCTTCAGAGTTACCTTCTTGTCGAGTCAGAAAGTTCAGGGGGAATATAGATTTGGGAGCCTAACATGGACTGATGGTGAGCATTTTGTTAGGAGTCCAATATCTGTACGTGATAGGGAGATATTAGATTATTGA
- the LOC7491417 gene encoding subtilisin-like protease SBT3.2 isoform X4: MFSASGSVFQAGGVGLIYAQFHTDGIELCEWIPCVKVDYEVGTQILSYIRQARSPTAKLSFPKTVVGKRVSPRLASFSSRGPSSITPEVLKPDIAAPGVDILAAYTPANKDQGDSYEFLSGTSMACPHVSGIVALIKSLHPNWSPAAIRSALVTTASQTGTDGMKIFEEGSTRKEADPFDMGGGHVNPEKAAYPGLVYDTTTEEYIQYLCSIGYSSSSITRLTNTKINCVKKTNTRLNLNLPSITIPNLKKKVTVTRKVTNVGNVNSVYKAIVQAPIGISMAVEPKTLSFNRINKILSFRVTFLSSQKVQGEYRFGSLTWTDGEHFVRSPISVRDREILDY; the protein is encoded by the exons ATGTTTTCTGCTTCAGGATCTGTGTTTCAAGCAGGAGGCGTTGGACTCATATATGCGCAATTTCACACTGATGGGATTGAGTTATGCGAGTGGATTCCATGCGTCAAAGTAGATTATGAAGTAGGGACACAGATACTTTCCTACATTAGACAAGCTAG GTCTCCAACTGCAAAGCTGAGTTTTCCAAAGACTGTTGTTGGCAAAAGGGTATCTCCTCGACTTGCTTCATTCTCCTCCAGAGGACCAAGTTCAATTACTCCAGAAGTTCTAAag CCTGACATAGCCGCACCGGGTGTGGACATCTTAGCTGCATATACACCAGCCAACAAAGACCAAGGTGACTCGTATGAATTCCTATCAGGAACTTCAATGGCTTGTCCCCATGTATCAGGAATTGTAGCTCTCATTAAATCCTTACATCCAAATTGGTCTCCTGCAGCCATAAGATCAGCTCTTGTCACAACTG CTTCCCAAACTGGAACAGATGGAATGAAAATCTTTGAGGAGGGCTCAACAAGAAAGGAAGCAGACCCATTTGACATGGGTGGGGGACATGTCAATCCTGAAAAAGCAGCGTATCCAGGCCTTGTTTATGACACCACCACAGAGGAATATATTCAATACCTTTGCTCCATAGGCTACAGTAGTTCATCCATTACCAGGTTAACCAATACCAAAATCAATTGCGTGAAAAAGACCAATACTAGACTTAACCTCAATCTCCCTTCAATCACCATtccaaacctgaaaaaaaaagtaacagtGACAAGAAAAGTGACAAATGTGGGAAATGTTAATTCAGTGTACAAAGCTATAGTTCAGGCTCCAATTGGCATAAGCATGGCAGTAGAGCCTAAAACTTTAAGTTTCAACAGGATCAACAAAATTCTGTCCTTCAGAGTTACCTTCTTGTCGAGTCAGAAAGTTCAGGGGGAATATAGATTTGGGAGCCTAACATGGACTGATGGTGAGCATTTTGTTAGGAGTCCAATATCTGTACGTGATAGGGAGATATTAGATTATTGA